GAGGGCCCGGTCTACGCCGCGCTCGGCAACATCGCCCAGGACCTCGTCGTCCAGCTCGCCCGCAACGCCGTCGGCGCCCAGCAGGGCATCAACTTCGGCGAGGCCGCCAACGCCGGCAAGACCGGCTTCAAGGACGGCGTCCAGCAGTCCGTCGACCAGGTCAAGGGCTACGCGGACGACCCGCTCGGCGCGGCGAAGCAGTTCGGCGAGAACACCGTCATGGGCGCCGTCCAGAACGGCGGCCGGCCGAACCAGGCACCGTCCCACACCCCGAGCCAGACCGCGAGCAGCCACCGGAGCGGGCGATGAGCGACACCGTCAAGCACGACTACGACGCCGCCGAGAACCTGTCCCGCCAGTTCGACGCGCACTTCGCCACCATGAAGGACCACCACGCCCGGACGACCCGGACCAGGACCAGGGCGGTCAGCGGGCGCGGTGGCGACAAGCTGGGCCAGATCGTCTCCGACATGGCGGACCGGGCCCTCGGCGCGATCGAGACCGCGCTCGACAGCCTCGCGGACCACGCGAAGGACGTCTCCAAGGGCCTCAAGAAGATGAACGAGAACCACCAGGCCCTGGAGAAGAAGCTCGCCGACGACTACAAGCGGATCCTCAGCGGCCACGACACCACCCCGGTGTACCTGCTGGACCACAAGGGCGACCTGCACCGCCTGCACGCCGACGGCTCCAAGACCAAGGTGGACAAGGACACTCACGACGACAGCGGGATCAAGGACTTCATCCCGAACGGCAACCACCCGCGCTTCAGGCCCGACCAGACGAAGATTCCACCGGTGGGCTCGCCGGCCGTGCACTCCCGCAAGGTCCGTAGTGGCGGCTCCGAGCTGGCCCGGGCCACCGAGCGGGCGAGGCACGCACAGCGCGACTACGGAACCCCGGTCTCCAAGAGCACACCCGCGTCCAGGGCCCGGAGCAACTACGCGGCACTCCACTACCAGGACGGCGAGCGGAACTTCATCCTGGTCTCACGCAGCGACTTCCTCATGGGGGCGCACTCCGAGCAACGGATCGCCGCTCCCATCCTGGAGCACATGCAAGGTCCCAACATCCGCGCCCTGTATACCGAGAGAGCCCCGTGCGATGCGCCGAGGTCCAACTGTGGCGCCTGGCTCCACAAGACGTTTCCGCATCTCACGGACGTGAGCCACAGTTTCGACTACAGCGACGACCATACGGACCACACGAACTACCTGGGACGCCTCAAGCAGCGCCGGGCGCAGCTCTTCGGCAGCCCGTGAGGCCCGGCCCCGATCCCGCCCGGTTAGGCTGACGGCATGACGTCCGACGCACCCTTGCCTCCGGTTCGCCCCGTCAGCCGCGCCGAGTTGGAACAGGTCTACGGCGTCGACGGACTCCGCCGCGTCCCCGCGGCGGAGCTGCCCGCCGTCATCACCAACCCCGCCGCGCGCGACTTCCTCTGCGAGATCGGCCTCATCGACGCTCCGGGCACCATGGTCCAACTCCACGGAACGCTGCTCCGCAGCCTGTCCGAGGACTGCACGCCGGAAGGCCCCGCCCACTACTGGCCCGGCCTGCCCGACGACGGCACCGCCATGGTGGTCGTCGGCCACTACGGCTCGGGCACCTTCGCGCTCGACGGCACCACCGGAGAGGTGTACGCCCTCGGCGTCCACCGACCGCCGACCGTCGACGGCCGCCCCGCCCACCGCAGTCTGCACTCCCTGGCCCGCTGCCAACTCGCCTTCGGCGGACGGGAACTGGCGATCATGGCCGACCAGATGGACCCCGACACCATCGACTGGTGCCGCGCCCACCTGCCGGAGTTCGCCGAACTGCACCCCCCGTTCTTCGACACGGGCGAGGACGTGGACCCTGAATTCCTGGACCAGCTGCCCGCGCTGGAGGATGTCCTCGCCGACCTGACCGCCAAACTGCGCGCGGTCGAACCCGGCTTGCTCGACCAGCCGGTCTGGCAGGACATCATGCACGACTTCCAGCACGGCTACTGACCCAAGCAGCCCACCCTCGAACGGCGAGACCTCGTAACCGCCTCTCCCGGGCCCGGTTGGGCTGTCGGCATGCAACCCGTAGAGTCCCTGCGACCCATCCGGCCGGTCACCCGCGCCGAGTTGGAACAGGTCTACGGCGTCGACGGACTCCGCCGCGTCCCCGCGACCGAGCTGCCCGCCGTCATCACCGACCCCGCCGCGCGCGACTTCCTCTGCGAGATCGGCCTGCCGGACGCGCCCAGCGCGATCGTCTGCCAGGTGGAGCCGTTGCTCGTCGGTCTGCCCGAAGCGTGCGCGCCGGAAAGCCCTGCCGGCCACTGGCCCGGATTGCCGGACGGCGGCGCCGCCATGGTGGTGGTCGGCTCCTCCGTCGCAGGCACCTTCGCGCTCGACGGAGCCACCGGAGAGGTGTACGCCCTGGGCGCGCACCAGCCGCCGACTGTCGGCGGCCGCCCCGCCCACCACAGCCTGCACTCCCTGGCCTGCTGCCAACTCGCTTTCGGCGGACGGGAGATGTGGACCGCGGTCGCCCGGCTGGACCAGGCGGACATCGACTGGTGCCGGGCCCACCTGACGGAGTTCGCCGAGCTGTACCCCGCCTCCCTCGACGAGGACGGGTACGAGGAGGACCCCGAGACCGAGCTGCCGAGCGACGACGAGATCTTCGCCGACCTGACCGCCAAACTGCGCGCGATCGAACCCGGACTGCTCGACCAGCCGGTCTGGCAGACCATCGTGCACGAATTCCGCCACGGCTACTGACCGCACGCTCCCCGCGTTCGCGTGGTGACCCTGTGACCGTCGCGCCCGGGCGTGGATAGGGTGTCGACATGGTGCCTGTCGACTCCCCGCTACCCGTCATCCAGCCGGTCACCCGCGCCGAGCTGGAGGTCGCCTACGGCGTGGACGGCCTGTTCCGGGTTTCCGAGTCGCAACTGCCCGCCGTGGTCACCGACCCTGGCACGCGCGCCTTCCTCAGCGAGATCGGCCTGCCCCACGCCCCCGGCGCGTTCATCAGGCCCGAGCGGCCGCCGCTTCCCCCTCTGTCCGAGCGTTCCGCCGATCCCGCCGGCTGCTGGCCGGAGCTGCCGAACAACGGCAGCACCATGGTCGTCCTCGGCTCGTGGGGGACGGTGTTCGCCCTGGACGGCGCCACTGGCGAGGTATACGCCCTGCTCCCGCACCAGGAAGCGACCGTCGACGGCCGCCCCACCCACCGCAGCCAGCACTCGCTGCTCCGCTGCCAACTCGCCTTCGGCGCCCAGGAGCTGAACCTCCTCGGCGACCTGATGGAGTATGGGCTCCCGATCGATGACGGAATCGAACCCGACCTGACGCGCCACCCCGGATGGGACTCGATCCTCCGGCACTTCCGCTACGGCTACTGACCCGAAACGACGGAGCCATGACCACCAACCTCACCCAGCGCCTGCTCGACCGCTTCGGCCCGTCCGGCCTGCGCCGCCCCACCCCCGCCGAGCTCGCCGCCACCGTCGCCCCGGCCGACGCGGCCGCGCTGCTGACCTCCGCCGGGCTGCCGCTCCAGGTCGGGCCGTACTTCAGCGCCGCTCGCGAGGACGAGCCGCTGCGGCTCGCCGACT
The DNA window shown above is from Streptomyces sp. TLI_171 and carries:
- a CDS encoding SUKH-4 family immunity protein → MTSDAPLPPVRPVSRAELEQVYGVDGLRRVPAAELPAVITNPAARDFLCEIGLIDAPGTMVQLHGTLLRSLSEDCTPEGPAHYWPGLPDDGTAMVVVGHYGSGTFALDGTTGEVYALGVHRPPTVDGRPAHRSLHSLARCQLAFGGRELAIMADQMDPDTIDWCRAHLPEFAELHPPFFDTGEDVDPEFLDQLPALEDVLADLTAKLRAVEPGLLDQPVWQDIMHDFQHGY
- a CDS encoding SUKH-4 family immunity protein, with product MVPVDSPLPVIQPVTRAELEVAYGVDGLFRVSESQLPAVVTDPGTRAFLSEIGLPHAPGAFIRPERPPLPPLSERSADPAGCWPELPNNGSTMVVLGSWGTVFALDGATGEVYALLPHQEATVDGRPTHRSQHSLLRCQLAFGAQELNLLGDLMEYGLPIDDGIEPDLTRHPGWDSILRHFRYGY
- a CDS encoding SUKH-4 family immunity protein, with protein sequence MQPVESLRPIRPVTRAELEQVYGVDGLRRVPATELPAVITDPAARDFLCEIGLPDAPSAIVCQVEPLLVGLPEACAPESPAGHWPGLPDGGAAMVVVGSSVAGTFALDGATGEVYALGAHQPPTVGGRPAHHSLHSLACCQLAFGGREMWTAVARLDQADIDWCRAHLTEFAELYPASLDEDGYEEDPETELPSDDEIFADLTAKLRAIEPGLLDQPVWQTIVHEFRHGY
- a CDS encoding nucleic acid/nucleotide deaminase domain-containing protein — encoded protein: MSDTVKHDYDAAENLSRQFDAHFATMKDHHARTTRTRTRAVSGRGGDKLGQIVSDMADRALGAIETALDSLADHAKDVSKGLKKMNENHQALEKKLADDYKRILSGHDTTPVYLLDHKGDLHRLHADGSKTKVDKDTHDDSGIKDFIPNGNHPRFRPDQTKIPPVGSPAVHSRKVRSGGSELARATERARHAQRDYGTPVSKSTPASRARSNYAALHYQDGERNFILVSRSDFLMGAHSEQRIAAPILEHMQGPNIRALYTERAPCDAPRSNCGAWLHKTFPHLTDVSHSFDYSDDHTDHTNYLGRLKQRRAQLFGSP